TATTTTTAACTTCAGCTAGAACATCTTTATAATCTAAGTGTGTAAATATACACTTTCCCTTAAGAAGTCTAGAAACTCCTTTTATATTTTTCCTCATTTTTTCAGGTTGGGTTCCCTTTCGCCTTTTGTCAGGGCTTTGATTAAAGAACCCTTCAGAGTTATATCGTACAGCGCCTTTTACACATCGAGCCAACAAGTATAGAAAAAGCTTTGGATTGTTAGTTTTATTGAATCTTTCTCTGGTTTGATAAAAGTGTTCTACAGAATTATCTTGCTGTTCATTCCAGATATTGGTATAAGCATCTGCTATTTCATCTGGTTCTTCTACAATTAACTCTAGTAGATCAACTAGAGGTTTATTTAGATCGTTAATCCAAAAATTTTGTGAAATTCCTTTATTAGAGACAGCAATACTAATTGCAGCAGTTCCTGAAAATGGCTCTACCAGTCTCTCAACTCTTGTGGGTAGAAATCTGAGAATGTCTGAAGCTAGATTTCTTTTACTGCCTTGATATTGAATTGGATGTGGGAGGCTAGTCATCTCAAATAGATAACAAATTATCTAATAACTCTATCACGATAATAGAGTTGTTGAAGCGAAATCATTATGCTGGCAAAAGCTGCATTTTAATCGTTTTTGGAATAACCAATAGATAAAAACGATCGCAAATAAGAAATCGTTGCATCTAGCAGACGCGGTAATTAACGCTAGATAACTCAACACTTGGTTTGTGCGATCGCTTTTAATAACTAAATCATTGCGGATTCATCCGAATCAAGTCTGTTAAAATACTATCTAAGCTGCCATTAACTTGAATGCGATCGATCTTCTCTGCAATCCGCTCTAATACTTCGAGTTCCTTCAGACGCAATGCGACGGGGTTATCCTCCATGACTTTGGCAGTGTTTAACATACTGCGGGTAGCAGCAGTTTCTTCTCTACGTCTGACTACGTTTGCTTGAGCGGTTTTTTCTGCCTCGACTACTTTGCTCAAGATAGCCTTAATCTCACCAGGTAAAATAATATCTTTTACACCTACAGAATCTACTTCAATTCCATAGTCTGCGGCTTTTTGGCGAATGTATTCAGAGATGCTTCTATCAATTGCACCTTTATCTTCTAATAAAGCATCTAAGTTGCGTTCACCAACTGCACCACGCAAAGCAAATTGTAATTCTTTGTACAAATAACCAGAAATATCTGATAACCCGTTTTTTGCTCTCAATGGGTCGAGTATGCGGAAGCCAGCCGTCAAATTCAACCGCAGAGGTACTTTATCTTTAGAGAGGATGTCTTGACCGGATACTTCCATATTTTGTAGTCGCAGGTCGATAGCTTCGGTTTGAAAGGAACGACCAAATAACCACCAAGCGTGTGTCCCTGGCGATCGCAATCCTTGAAACTCTTGATTAATGTATACTAGTCCCACGTGCTGCGCGGGAACTTGGCAAATATGCAAACAGTTGCGACTGAGCAATTTCGCTTCTGCTGAACCCTCAACCAACTCAGCCACTAAGGCAGGCTGTAACTGAGCATCAGCGCTGATGTCGAGAATTTCCACTGCAACACCTTGCCAAAATAGTTTGCGGCTGGTAGGTGGCAAAATAGAAATTACTTTCCCTCGATACCGCACAATTGCAACTTGCGAAGTCTGTAATTGCACGGTTTGACAGTAGGCAGCAATAAAATCGGGATGTTTTTCAATGAGTACATCTTCCAGGGGAAAATCTGGGTTAGGGATAATTCGGCTGAGAGTTCGGACTGTAACATCTCTATCTACTGACCAAAAAGCATAATCTCCTGGTTCTAGAGGTCGCACAAAATTGTTTTGCAGATATAGTAAACCAATCTCATACTCGGAGATTTGGAACTTTTTCAGTCCATTCAACGCAACTGAGCGCAATTGCTGTACAAAGGAACTAGGTAATTCTAAGCTTTCTTCTAAATTGAATATATGAGACTCTACCTCAATAAAACCACGCCAAAAAGCAATCAATTTATTTGGTGCAACGCTTACCCAATTCTGACCGTAGCGGACTAACGCAACTTGGTTGAATGCAGTTCTGATAATCAATAAATGTTGTTGTAGTTCGGCTTCGTGATTTCGCAACAACAGTTCTAAATTTTCAATCTGAGCTAGTGGCTGATTGAGATCATAAATTTTTACTTGCCAATGCCGACCTAAATATGTGTGCGTACCAGGTTGCAAAATTTTCTTAAAGTCACTGCGGTGATATAAGATGCCCATTTCGTTAGGTTTGATATAAAATGTTTGCCACATAGTAATTTGCATAGATAATTTGTGCGATATTTTAGATAAGCTAGGCGATGCTTGCGACTGACGTAGCGATTGCAACTAGCCAAGAATATTTAGTCAAGACATTTATAACCTTCTTTAAACTTAAATACCACCTGCAAGAAAACTTGCCATCTTCTACCATGTCTGGATTAATCAAATAGAATAAAAATGTTAGTTCGTAGTAAGGACTTTAGTCCTGGCTTTGGGGACTTCAGTCCCCACTACAAACTGCTTATTATGGGTGATTTGACAGATACCATATTACAGCTTGAATATAGGAATTATTGAAGTTTGCAACCTTGTAGAAAAAGGCTCAAGGATTTGTTTTAGCTATTTGTACTACTATAATACTACAAAATATTTTTTAACTCTGCTAGTGCAAGTGTTTACAGTTCAGGTGTGGGCAAAAGCTTCTCCAAAGCTGGATTAAGATTGCTGTTATTTTTCCCCGATTACTCAATGGCAATCTAGAAAAAAATAACCGCGCTCAAATATGCCGTTCGTTTGCCAATCTAGAATCCCGAAAGAAAACTAGATGTAGGAAAGGAAGGAACATACTCAAGTTAGGGAGAAATGCAGTTGCGCTTACTCCTTAACTGTGGCTACCGAACATCACCCTTATGAGTGATGACCGACAGCAAAACACTTGCACGCAGAGTTGAGAAAATGAGGGGTCTCGAATCTGTTAAGATCCGTACCATATTGGCTACCTTAAAAGGGTAGTGTCTTTTGACCCGGACAGGGTTTTGGGTGAAAGTATAGGAATCGAACCTACAACACATCGATTATGAGTCGATTGCTCTACCAGTGAGCTAACTTCCTGGGGTTTGATACAGGACTCGAACCTGTGACCCTTCGATTATGAGTCGATCGCTCTACCAACTGAGCTAATCAAGCAATATAGTTTAAAGTACTCGGCAGTATACGCTCATACTAAAGGATGGCGCACCAGTTAGGCATATAGAACCTAAACCATAGCTTTGTAACTTTGTTACTATCCCGCTCCAAATTTAGCATATTGGAAATTGTAGGTGTAGCCTTAAATATTGTCTGACTTAAGTCGCAACATATCGCGCATAAAAATCACCAGTCTTAGATAGGTTTGATGAAATTCCTTTTCGTTGTTGAACTGGTGACTTTCATAAAAAACATTGTTACCAGTTGATATTTCAAGAATATCCATCTCACAAGCTCCTGACTCCCAAACCGTTATTCTACCGAGATGTAATAAACTCTCAAAGTCAAGACACATAGCTGGATTATCACTAGATTTACAGTAAGTGAGTGTATATTTCAGGCGATAAGCAGCGAAACGCGATCTTAATCCTGATTGAAATCGGTCAAAACCTCGTTCTGAAATTAGCTGTTTTAGTGGATTTAGACTCATTTCTTATATTGAAAGCAGGAGTATTATTAATTTGCTCCAACTCCGTAAAAAATAAGTAGCTCATCGTAGACTTTGAGCTACGCGCCTCAATTTGATAGATGCTCACAATTCCTTGTTGTAGCTCAGTCTGGGAAAGCTAGACCAGTCATGGGGTCACGAATATATAACCCTAGCGTTAGGCTACGCATCGCTTCATCCCAAACAGGTATTAATTGTTCTGCTTGATCTGCCCAATAATCGAATGTAATCAAGCACTGAACATTCGACCCCAAACCAATGCAAGTCCGCGAAAAAGCTTCCCGTGGTTCTTCTTGAACATCAATGAACTTCATCTCTGTCCAGACAATTCTGGCGGTTTGACGCTTGACGGTAATAATTTCTCCCCTCTCAATGATGTTGCGGCTGTCGTCTTCCAAGACTTTCTTCAAGGTGGATTTTAGCGGAAACTGGCTCCAGTCATTGGGTGGCAGACGATTGAAAGATACTTCTAGGCAGCAATCATCGTTGGGCGGTTTTTTATCCATGAACTTGAAGGATTTCTCTTGTGGCTCAAAAACCCAATCCTGGGGAACATTGAAGCGAACAGCGCCTCTATCTGCGACAAATATTTTGTAGCCTGATGGAGATTCCCAGCGATGGTCAGGTTTTAGTTCAAGCGTTTCTTTAATCCACTGGAGATTGCTTTTCTTACGCTTTGCCATAGTGTTTTTGTTATCTCTGCTAAAGAGGGTGTCACTAAACAGCCCTTCGTAGATATTGCCCTTTTTGTTAATGTTATCAAATTGCTAGGATTTTGAATAACTCTTATATTAAATAAATAAAATTTAAGATATTTTATATTAACGAATCTAATAAGGTAACTGTAACGTTGTGATTAAAGTTTCAGCTTTTAACATTAAAATCTTAGCAGTAGTATTCATGGTTATGGATCATGTGTGCTATTTGCTAATGCCAGAGTTTCTAATCTTGCACTTTTTTGGGCGATTGAGCTTTCCCCTTTTTGCATGGCTCTTGGCAAAAGGCGAAAAACACACCAAAAATGTGTACCGCTATGGAAGCAGGCTATTAATTACAGCAATTATATCTCAGCCAATCTATAGTTTTATTTTCCAGAGGTTATCATTTAATATTCTTTACACGCTTGTTCTTGGACTTGTGATGTTGCGCTTAGTAAAGCGTTATCCGCAATTATGGCAGCAATCAATAATTATTGGATTGTGTGCAGTAGTTGCCGAGAACTTGGACTTTTCCTATGGAGCTTATGGGATTGGAGTAATTTTCTTGATGTCCCTTACAGACAAAATAAAGCCCAAAATATGGTTGCTCTACTGGTGCATCTTTCACTTTTTTACTTTAGTAATCCTATCTATGATTAATATATCTCAAGGTTGGGCAGTTTTTGCAGGACTCATTGTTTTTCAATTCAATGGTAAACAAGGTTCACGAACTAGATGGTTCTATGTGTTTTACCCGGCTCATTTAATAATCTTAGGAATAATCAATTATTTAATATATTCCAGGTAGATTGATGATTTATCAGCGATGTCTACGGTGTCACTGAGCGTTGGTCATTGAGCGTAGCCGAAATGAGCCGAAGTGCGGGCTAAGCCTACGCTAAGTTTTGATCATAGGCAAATTATAGTGCATTCCATCTGGGAGCAATGCGATTTTGTGAGATCATCATAAAGACAGCAGGGGAGCAGGGAGCAGGGAGCAGGGGGAATGGAAAAAGAACCAATCAAAAGTCATGAAGACCTAGAAGTATACAAAATGGCATTTGATGTGGCCATGAAAATCTTTGAATTATCTAAGAAGTTTCCTGTTGAAGAACGTTATTCTTTAACTGATCAGATTCGTAGATCATCCCGTTCTGTATGTGCTAATTTAGCTGAAGCTTGGAGAAAACGCCGTTATGAAGCAGCTTTTGTAGCTAAGTTGAATGACAGTGAAGCTGAGGCAGCAGAAACTCAAACTTGGCTTAAATTTGCTGTGAAATGTAGTTATTTAGACGTTGATACAGGCAGAGAACTTTATGCAGTTTACAATCGAGTTTTAGGCATTCTAGTAACTATAATCAACAATCCATCTCCTTGGCTTATAAAACGCTAATTTCTAATCCCCCTGCTCCCTGCCCCCTGCCCCCTGCCCAAACGAAGCAAGGCATCTCACAAAATCGCATCGCTCCCATTCCATCCTTGCAACAATGCGGCTTATTGAACTACACACAGCCATCTCATAACTAAACGGCGATCGCAAAAAATTGTAAGTTGTATTTTACTAATAAACAAATTGAGGGCTTACATTAGACGGATTTCACTTGATTTAGCCCAACCTACGGCTAGAGATAAATCTGCCAGTAATTAAAAAAAACTAATTGAAGCAATTACCAAATTCTATTTGTAGTGTCAAAAAACTGAAAACGTAGATATCTGTTTCCATAGATAGATAATATATAGTTAAATATCTTTCTTTAGAAGGATATTTTTTTCAAAAAAATACTTTGATTTAACTAGAAATTTGAAATAAATAGTAGATATACATTTCATTCAATGATATTCATCAGATAAATCTTATAAATCTTAGTCTTTTGTTAATCTTTACCAGCTATGATGCCAAAGTAGTAAATAAAAATGAATCAAATTTAAAAATCTAGGGATAACTATGTCATCCAATAAAAATGCCCTAGATTTACCCTTCTAGCTACAAAATGTAGTTAAAAGCAACTACTAAATAGGTAAATCTTTAAGGTAATAAGCATGACTTATAGTATCGAGTCCGCACGCAATATTTTCTCTAGCACTCAAGTGGCAGATGCAGTTCCAGCCACTACAGCAATGTTTGCGAAACTCAACATTGAGGATCAACTAGCATTTCTCTGGTATGCCTACGCTGAACTAGGTCGTACAATTACTCCAGCTGCTCCCGGAAAAGCAAATCTCCAATTAATGGAAGGTATATTCAACGACATTAAGCAGATGTCTCATGAAGAACAAACGCAGTTAATGAGAGATTTAGCGAGTAATGCTGACACTCCTATCAGCCGTTCTTATGCATATTTTGGTGTTAACGCCAAGTTAGGGTTCTGGTGGCAGTTAGGAGAGTGGATGAAAGAGGGTATTGTTGCTCCTATGCCAGTTGGCTATCAAATGTCAACTGAAGTTAAAGCAGTGCTAGAAGCTGTTCAGAGAATCGATCAGAGTCAGCAAATTACTGTACTACGCAATACTGTAGTAAATATGGGCTTCGATCCGTCTGTGGCTGATAACAAACAAGCACAAATAAACTTTAATTTCCCACGTGCATCTGTAACTCCCCAATTTACGATCGAGGGAGTTACAGAACCGACAGTGCTGAAATACATTGAAGCGATGAATGCAGATAACTTTGAAGCTGCTGTTGCTTTATTTGCTAACAACGGTGCGCTGCAACCACCCTTCCAAAAACCAATTGTTGGTCGAGAAGCAATCACTTCTTATCTACGAGATGAGGGACAAGGCTTAGTGATGAAGCCAACCAAAGGCATTTCGGAAACCATCGAAGATGGTTATACACAGCATAAAATTACTGGTACGGTAGAAACTCCTTGGTTTGGGGGTAATGTTGGGATGAACATTGCTTGGCGATTTTTACTCGATCCTCAAGGTCAAATTTACTTCGTGGCTATTGATTTACTTGCTTCTCCCAAAGAACTGCTTAACCTAACTCGCAAGTAATATTTCTTTGCTTTTTTAAAACATCCTTTAAGCGCGATAATCATCATCAAATAAAATCCCAATTAAAGCTCGGTTATAAGTGAACCGAGCTTTAGTTAATTGTAGGTAAGGATCGTGGATTTAATAACCTGTGTAGGTTGGGTTGAGTCTGCGAAACCCAACATCTCTGGGGCGTTGGGTTTCCATTTCTAAGCTAGTGTTATAAATCAACGTCAGCTACATTTTCCAGATCCAAAAAAGCGTTATGTTCTGCTTGCGATCGCACTACCATCACACCGATCAAAACTAGTCATCACAGCAAAAATGATTGCGTAAATGCAAAGTGGCTTGTCGTAGACATTAGACCTCTTGCATAAATCAAAAATAAGAAAGAACTCCACCCCGCCAAAGCTACGCTTTGTCTCCCCTCCCGAAGAGCCTACGGTGTACACACAAGTCTTGCCGCAACCATATCTTTCTTTATTAATGAATCTCGCACTGTGTTTTTATCCCGCCTCGGAATGAATTCCGAGTCTCATAGCCCAAGTCCACTGAAAGTGGACTGAATTAATTATTTAAGTAAGTCGGTGCAGTAAAAGCAAACTATGTAAACAAAAGTAAATAAGGCTCAAACTCTTTCTCCCCCTGCCCCCTGCCTTATTGCAACAATAATTATTTACGCCGACCTACTTAGTCCACTTTCAGTGGAGTTTCGCTATCAGCCCTAAACTTCAGTTCTGGGCGGGATATGGGTGGGCGTGACAGTTTCACTGTAGAGGATTTTTCGACTTGTGTGTACACCGTAGCCCGAAGAGCGGGGAGGGGTTGGGGACTTTTACAAGAAGTCATTGCTCTCCAAAAACAGAGACGTAGCAGCGCTACGTCTCTATTGCAATTGAATTTGCATCAGGTACACTCTTATAGAGCAATACGCTTGGGTTAAAAGTTATTGGTGTAAATCATTGGTCTTTCAAGACGCGATGAATCGCGTCTCTACATTAGGGTTTTGAACTGATCTAAACTGTATTGTCTAGAGACTTTATCCGTTCTACACCACCCCATATTTCAAAGAACCGTTTAGTTTCAGCTTCTATTTCTGAAATTGTTCTTGCTTTTCCATTCCCAGAGCTTGGAAAAACAATATAAACGATATTCTTGGGAATTCCTTGTCTGACTCTTGAGCGTACTAATGGATCATTTCCCAGAGCATGAGACAAAGCTATTGAACCCTCTCCAATCTGGTTTGTAGGCCCAACATCAGCATAAATTGCAAAGGCGAGTTTTTCATTATTAGTGTTGTAAACAACTGCTAAATCTCCTAATTTAACGCCTGTAGCCTTTCTAAAATCACCATTTCCTGGAAGAACAATATACGGAATCTTGGCTGAATCAACATAGCGACGTGGATCTTGTTTAACAAATCCAGAGTCGAATAATGCAGTTGTAGAAATATAGTATCCAGGATATGGATCGGTACTGCCTTGAATAAATGGATTGCCGTTTTTATCTACAGCTAGTGCCCACCAGTTACCTGGATTACCAGCATTTGCCAAAAAATCAATCCCTCTATCTGCGGGGTGATAAGCATTAGGCGCACCATCAGCATTAATGCTCATTCCTGCTTCATAGAAAAATGCAGATTCTCCATTTGCCTGGAGAATGGGAATTTCACCAATTTTAAGCACAGTCTTAATAGAAAACTTTGTGACTGGACTTAGGAATTTTTGAGCAACAAAACCTTCTAAAGTTTTTCCTTCAATAATAGTTGCCACCTTCCACCACTTGTCATTATCCGAATTTTGAATTTTAGATACAATACATCCTTTTGGAAGAGATGCTAATTGATTAGCGTCATCAACAATCGGTGCTGAACGTATATTCAAACTATCTGATGTTACTTGAAATCGTTGCATAAATTACTCCAAATTTAAAAATTGAACTCATGGAACTACATTAAAAAACTAAATTTTGTGCTGATGTGATCGCTAATATCTAGAACATCTCAAACTCTGATTTTTTTGTGTTGCGTCGGCTGCTATAACGGGGAGTTAG
This portion of the Nostoc sp. GT001 genome encodes:
- a CDS encoding DNA adenine methylase, which translates into the protein MTSLPHPIQYQGSKRNLASDILRFLPTRVERLVEPFSGTAAISIAVSNKGISQNFWINDLNKPLVDLLELIVEEPDEIADAYTNIWNEQQDNSVEHFYQTRERFNKTNNPKLFLYLLARCVKGAVRYNSEGFFNQSPDKRRKGTQPEKMRKNIKGVSRLLKGKCIFTHLDYKDVLAEVKNSDFVYIDPPYQGVCGNRDSRYYCGIKFDDFVIALKELNCKGIMFAVSYDGKRGNKTFGNELPKELRLKKIEIEVGRSSQSTLLGRQEITVESLYLSSSLLRDRNLDLENYISKAHKQITLLEQHGQFSTAP
- a CDS encoding slipin family protein, with amino-acid sequence MWQTFYIKPNEMGILYHRSDFKKILQPGTHTYLGRHWQVKIYDLNQPLAQIENLELLLRNHEAELQQHLLIIRTAFNQVALVRYGQNWVSVAPNKLIAFWRGFIEVESHIFNLEESLELPSSFVQQLRSVALNGLKKFQISEYEIGLLYLQNNFVRPLEPGDYAFWSVDRDVTVRTLSRIIPNPDFPLEDVLIEKHPDFIAAYCQTVQLQTSQVAIVRYRGKVISILPPTSRKLFWQGVAVEILDISADAQLQPALVAELVEGSAEAKLLSRNCLHICQVPAQHVGLVYINQEFQGLRSPGTHAWWLFGRSFQTEAIDLRLQNMEVSGQDILSKDKVPLRLNLTAGFRILDPLRAKNGLSDISGYLYKELQFALRGAVGERNLDALLEDKGAIDRSISEYIRQKAADYGIEVDSVGVKDIILPGEIKAILSKVVEAEKTAQANVVRRREETAATRSMLNTAKVMEDNPVALRLKELEVLERIAEKIDRIQVNGSLDSILTDLIRMNPQ
- a CDS encoding TraX family protein, which encodes MIKVSAFNIKILAVVFMVMDHVCYLLMPEFLILHFFGRLSFPLFAWLLAKGEKHTKNVYRYGSRLLITAIISQPIYSFIFQRLSFNILYTLVLGLVMLRLVKRYPQLWQQSIIIGLCAVVAENLDFSYGAYGIGVIFLMSLTDKIKPKIWLLYWCIFHFFTLVILSMINISQGWAVFAGLIVFQFNGKQGSRTRWFYVFYPAHLIILGIINYLIYSR
- a CDS encoding four helix bundle protein; protein product: MEKEPIKSHEDLEVYKMAFDVAMKIFELSKKFPVEERYSLTDQIRRSSRSVCANLAEAWRKRRYEAAFVAKLNDSEAEAAETQTWLKFAVKCSYLDVDTGRELYAVYNRVLGILVTIINNPSPWLIKR
- a CDS encoding orange carotenoid protein N-terminal domain-containing protein produces the protein MTYSIESARNIFSSTQVADAVPATTAMFAKLNIEDQLAFLWYAYAELGRTITPAAPGKANLQLMEGIFNDIKQMSHEEQTQLMRDLASNADTPISRSYAYFGVNAKLGFWWQLGEWMKEGIVAPMPVGYQMSTEVKAVLEAVQRIDQSQQITVLRNTVVNMGFDPSVADNKQAQINFNFPRASVTPQFTIEGVTEPTVLKYIEAMNADNFEAAVALFANNGALQPPFQKPIVGREAITSYLRDEGQGLVMKPTKGISETIEDGYTQHKITGTVETPWFGGNVGMNIAWRFLLDPQGQIYFVAIDLLASPKELLNLTRK
- a CDS encoding glycoside hydrolase family 75 protein, translating into MQRFQVTSDSLNIRSAPIVDDANQLASLPKGCIVSKIQNSDNDKWWKVATIIEGKTLEGFVAQKFLSPVTKFSIKTVLKIGEIPILQANGESAFFYEAGMSINADGAPNAYHPADRGIDFLANAGNPGNWWALAVDKNGNPFIQGSTDPYPGYYISTTALFDSGFVKQDPRRYVDSAKIPYIVLPGNGDFRKATGVKLGDLAVVYNTNNEKLAFAIYADVGPTNQIGEGSIALSHALGNDPLVRSRVRQGIPKNIVYIVFPSSGNGKARTISEIEAETKRFFEIWGGVERIKSLDNTV